The following coding sequences are from one Culex quinquefasciatus strain JHB chromosome 1, VPISU_Cqui_1.0_pri_paternal, whole genome shotgun sequence window:
- the LOC119769976 gene encoding uncharacterized protein LOC119769976, with protein MVDLMESGGFSLRKWHSNSRDILLNVPEHLRDERTLLELDTSDATVKTLGLVWEPSTDCFRFRSPKWNDVAVITKRVVASDMAMIFDPYGLIGPVVVQAKIFVQKLWRMELDWDAALPEDLQEYWREYRRNLAGLDSLSIPRWIGTGADDQNVQLHGFCDASVNAYGACIYIRTVSANGDVTVRLLTSKSRIAPLENPKKKKRKQSIPRLELASALLLAHLYEKVANAINFRGKAFFWTDSMIVRCWLASLPSRWNQFVANRVSEIQHLTESGSWDHVPGIENPADIISRGMTPMQLQYSKLWFNGPYWLNLDHQHWPHAQVPNAADFDHEELEEHNAVAAVARDTEPCKLFTANSSYTVTIRTTAVICRFCFNSRAKLVRLAQRECFPEEYDALSRDRAIPSNSCIAALNPRIVDGILCVGGRLQHAAVSDSRKHPYILDHRHPFTKLIVAYPQRRARPVKCFVAIFVCLVTKAVHLELAADLTTQAFLAALKRFTARRGKPKLVMCDNAKNFVGARRELSELAKLFLSQQFEEEIIRETAIDNIEFKFIPARSPNFGGLWESAVKSFKLLFKRTIGLHTLLYDEFQTVLVQIEAILNSRPLTPLSNDPADFEALTPGHFLIQRPLTAIPEPNLDHIPENRLLRGSAWQTVQRYTQQLWKKWSNLYLSDLHNRTKWTKQKDNVAVGTMVLLKDENLPPLKWQLCAFPISTRELTAISVSSRCAQRTAAISVRSLRSAFCRSVTTFLLRKGRTRTPPTAEVGRPPHTS; from the exons ATGGTCGATCTGATGGAATCTGGCGGATTCTCGTTGCGAAAGTGGCACTCAAACTCCCGAGACATCCTGCTCAACGTCCCGGAACATCTTCGCGATGAACGAACTCTGCTAGAACTGGACACGTCTGACGCAACCGTCAAGACGCTCGGGCTCGTCTGGGAGCCCAGTACGGACTGTTTCCGTTTCAGATCGCCAAAGTGGAACGACGTTGCCGTGATCACGAAGCGTGTCGTGGCCTCAGACATGGCCATGATCTTCGACCCGTACGGGCTGATCGGTCCTGTCGTCGTCCAAGCGAAAATCTTCGTGCAGAAGCTGTGGCGCATGGAACTGGACTGGGACGCCGCTCTGCCAGAAGATTTGCAGGAGTACTGGCGAGAATACCGCAGAAATCTAGCCGGTCTAGACAGCCTGTCGATACCCCGCTGGATTGGCACAGGTGCAGATGACCAGAATGTGCAGCTTCACGGGTTCTGCGACGCTTCAGTCAACGCTTACGGTGCGTGCATCTACATCCGAACCGTTTCGGCCAACGGCGACGTCACCGTCCGCTTGCTGACCTCCAAATCCCGCATCGCACCGCTCGAGAacccgaagaagaagaagcgtaAGCAGTCGATTCCCCGCTTGGAGCTGGCGTCCGCTCTGCTGCTGGCGCATCTGTACGAGAAAGTGGCCAACGCCATCAACTTCCGAGGAAAAGCGTTCTTCTGGACGGATTCCATGATCGTACGCTGCTGGCTTGCGTCACTGCCGTCCAGATGGAACCAGTTCGTGGCCAACCGTGTGTCCGAGATTCAACACCTGACAGAGAGCGGATCTTGGGACCATGTGCCCGGAATAGAGAACCCAGCTGACATCATTTCTCGCGGCATGACACCGATGCAGCTGCAGTACTCAAAGCTCTGGTTCAACGGTCCTTATTGGCTGAATCTCGACCACCAACACTGGCCGCACGCTCAAGTGCCGAACGCAGCAGACTTCGACCACGAAGAACTGGAGGAACACAACGCTGTCGCTGCAGTTGCACGTGACACCGAGCCCTGCAAACTGTTCACAGCGAATTCGTCGTACACCGTGACAATACGGACGACCGCTGTAATCTGCCGCTTCTGTTTCAACAGCCGTGCG AAGCTGGTGCGCCTCGCTCAACGAGAATGCTTCCCGGAAGAGTACGATGCTTTGTCCAGAGATCGCGCGATTCCAAGCAACTCCTGCATTGCTGCGCTGAACCCAAGAATCGTCGATGGAATCCTGTGCGTCGGCGGCCGGTTGCAGCACGCCGCAGTCTCGGACAGCCGGAAGCATCCGTACATCCTCGACCATCGTCATCCGTTCACGAAGCTTATC GTCGCGTACCCGCAGCGCCGAGCTCGCCCAGTGAAGTGCTTCGTTGCCATCTTCGTCTGCCTGGTCACCAAAGCTGTTCACCTAGAACTAGCAGCAGACCTAACGACGCAGGCATTTCTGGCGGCCCTCAAACGGTTCACTGCCCGGCGTGGCAAACCAAAGCTGGTTATGTGCGACAACGCCAAGAACTTCGTCGGCGCAAGACGTGAGCTGAGCGAACTCGCCAAGCTGTTCCTAAGTCAGCAGTTCGAAGAGGAGATTATCCGCGAAACAGCGATCGACAAC ATCGAGTTCAAGTTCATTCCCGCTCGCTCGCCGAACTTCGGCGGCCTCTGGGAGTCCGCGGTGAAGAGCTTCAAGTTGCTGTTCAAACGTACGATCGGGCTGCACACCCTGCTGTACGACGAGTTCCAGACTGTGCTGGTCCAGATCGAAGCGATCCTCAACTCGCGACCGCTCACGCCGCTCAGCAACGACCCCGCAGACTTCGAAGCGCTGACCCCAGGACACTTCCTGATCCAACGTCCACTCACTGCGATTCCTGAGCCAAACCTCGACCACATTCCCGAGAACAGAtt gctacgtggctcggccTGGCAAACTGTCCAGCGGTACACGCAGCAGCTCTGGAAGAAGTGGTCAAATCTCTACCTGTCGGACCTGCACAACCGCACGAAGTGGACAAAGCAAAAAGACAACGTTGCTGTAGGAACCATGGTCCTGCTGAAGGACGAGAATCTCCCGCCGTTGAAGTGGCAGCTCTGCGCGTTTCCGATATCCACCCGGGAGCTGACGGCAATATCCGTGTCGTCACGGTGCGCACAAAGGACGGCAGCTATCAGCGTGCGATCTCTAAGATCTGCATTCTGCCGATCCGTGACAACCTTTCTACTGCGCAAGGGGAGAACTAGGACTCCTCCAACGGCGGAGGTCGGAAGGCCTCCGCACACCAGTTAA